One Cardiocondyla obscurior isolate alpha-2009 linkage group LG16, Cobs3.1, whole genome shotgun sequence genomic region harbors:
- the LOC139108921 gene encoding atrial natriuretic peptide-converting enzyme, translated as CSQISVSTVSTRRFSRAGTPSSILSSDSDIRFTRKLGGQYRCGCCVLAAFLFFLLFSGVSIYLGYTFLTSDPPGDQVFLATFRVTEGDSFTAELADPSTEAFRMRSRDYRDRLNLIFRRSWLKLSFLAADVLALDGVEGRDLVVHFDVKFDPRYQTITTGNIVDILSRELNPETSRYLANLTIEAKSLEVQESLKALNAQSSPQSTASTLPPTTTAPPPRRCSKLDLSYCKHLPYNISSYPNMLGHKSLTEVEEDVIAFRELVDAECYPLAYDFVCQALQPACRSSQPEDLLQLPCRSFCREFWNGCGSRLPEKLKRALDCSNFPEYDGPGSCRPKPGCVQALQSKALSPRICDGIIDCPDLSDEKNCAYCRDGYMHCGVGRTCVPHTKRCDGKADCPNGSDEKDCLFLAPSVHELKAQSWNTPHVAKYNREGYVVFNEKGTIGKLCTANLNATLPEMEMDNVLQTAASSLCTLLTYTGVASVEVRTDDEVDVPYVYMEDPSAPEITFVRAPCPSKEVLYVRCSDLECGIQSLRGNGGTNGLNKMAEPGDWPWHVALFKEGVHVCDATLVADNWLLTTAYCFQGQPKAEWSARLGVVRLSSTSPWEQERRIVGMIKSPVEGTTVLVKLDRPVTTFSDFVRPVCLPSSEDPPSNTSQCNTLGWARNRDLLQRVQLKHSAMEKCENISIPSVNSVCTEQAYSTDDCNEEELAGSSMLCLQEDGRRWALTGIGSWRIACSKDGLERPRLYDKISSHIDWIKATIA; from the exons tgttcacAGATTTCAGTGAGCACGGTGAGCACCCGGAGATTCAGCCGTGCCGGAACACCAAGCTCGATCCTGTCGTCCGACAGCGACATCCGCTTCACGAGGAAGCTCGGCGGGCAGTACCGTTGCGGATGCTGCGTCCTCGCCGCCTTCTTGttcttccttctcttctcGGGCGTCTCCATATACCTCGGCT ACACATTCCTGACGTCGGACCCACCTGGGGACCAGGTATTTCTCGCGACCTTCCGAGTCACCGAGGGAGATTCTTTTACCGCGGAGCTGGCTGATCCGTCCACCGAGGCTTTCCGGATGCGATCACGGGATTATCGCGATCGCCTTAATCTTATCTTCCGTCGCAGCTGGCTGAAACTGTCGTTCCTCGCTGCGGACGTCTTGGCACTTGACGG GGTGGAGGGTCGCGATTTGGTGGTGCACTTTGACGTCAAGTTCGACCCGCGATATCAGACCATAACCACCGGGAACATCGTGGACATTCTGTCGCGGGAATTGAATCCCGAAACTTCACGGTACCTGGCAAACTTGACGATAGAGGCAAAGAGCCTCGAGGTGCAGGAAAGCCTGAAGGCCTTGAACGCGCAGAGCAGCCCGCAGTCGACCGCCTCGACCTTACCTCCGACAACGACGGCTCCGCCGCCGAGAAGATGCAGCAAGCTGGATCTATCCTACTGCAAGCATCTTCCCTACAATATCAGCTCGTATCCGAATATGTTGGGCCACAAATCGTTGACTGAAGTCGAAGAGGACGTTATCGCCtttag GGAGCTGGTGGACGCGGAATGCTACCCGTTGGCTTACGATTTCGTTTGCCAAGCGCTGCAGCCTGCGTGTCGATCTAGCCAGCCGGAGGACTTGCTGCAGCTACCTTGCAGAAGCTTCTGCAGAGAATTTTGGAATGGTTGCGGCAGTCGTCTGCccgagaaattaaaacgcgCCTTGGACTGCTCCAATTTTCCGGAATACGACGGCCCCGGAAGCTGCAGGCCAAAGCCAG GATGCGTGCAAGCGCTTCAGTCGAAAGCTCTGTCACCGAGAATTTGTGACGGCATCATCGACTGCCCAGATCTCTCCGACGAAAAGAATTGCGCCTACTGTCGAGATGGTTATATGCACTGCGGAGTGGGAAGAACCTGCGTTCCACATACGAAGCGATGCGACGGCAAGGCGGACTGTCCAAACGGCAGCGACGAAAAAGACTGTC TGTTCTTAGCGCCGAGCGTCCACGAGTTGAAAGCGCAATCCTGGAACACGCCACATGTCGCGAAGTACAACAGGGAGGGTTACGTCGTCTTCAACGAGAAAGGCACCATCGGCAAGCTCTGCACGGCGAATTTAAACGCCACTCTCCCAGAAATGGAAATGGATAACGTTCTCCAAACGGCGGCGAGTTCACTGTGCACTCTACTTACCTATAC tggCGTAGCTTCCGTGGAGGTGAGAACTGATGACGAAGTTGATGTTCCATACGTGTACATGGAAGACCCTTCGGCACCCGAGATCACCTTCGTCCGAGCTCCTTGCCCTAGCAAGGAAGTTTTATACGTTCGCTGTTCCGATCTTG AGTGCGGAATACAATCTCTACGTGGTAACGGCGGCACTAATGGCCTCAATAAGATGGCAGAACCTGGTGATTGGCCTTGGCATGTTGCACTCTTTAAGGAAGGAGTTCACGTTTGCGATGCTACTCTCGTGGCAGACAATTGGTTGCTCACAACAGCGTATTGCTTCCAAGG cCAACCGAAAGCGGAATGGTCGGCTCGACTTGGGGTCGTACGACTTTCGAGTACATCACCCTGGGAACAAGAACGCAGGATCGTCGGCATGATCAAATCGCCGGTGGAGGGCACGACCGTTCTGGTAAAGTTGGATAGACCGGTGACGACCTTTTCGGACTTCGTGAGACCGGTTTGTCTGCCCTCCAGCGAGGATCCACCGAGCAACACATCGCAATGCAATACTCTCGGCTGGGCGAGAAATC GTGATTTATTACAAAGAGTGCAACTCAAGCACAGTGCGATGGAGAAGTGCGAAAATATCAGCATCCCTTCAGTGAACAGTGTCTGTACCGAGCAGGCCTATTCCACGGATGACTGCAAC gAAGAAGAACTTGCCGGCAGTTCAATGCTGTGCCTTCAAGAGGACGGTCGGAGATGGGCGCTGACAGGTATCGGCAGCTGGAGGATAGCTTGCTCGAAGGATGGTCTCGAGCGACCCCGgttatatgataaaatatcgtCGCATATCGATTGGATCAAAGCCACCATTGCTTGA
- the LOC139108915 gene encoding pyridoxine/pyridoxamine 5'-phosphate oxidase isoform X1 — translation MTEMGTTEEDHVGLARIDPVNNPVDLFRVWRDEAIKFQTGLVNVCCLATAFFPSCKISSRNLMLRQFDDDGFVIMTDARSQKVKDLNSNSYAAMCFLWNYKNDKQQHIARQVRIEGSMKKLERPACLLMYEKEPLYCKIRSHLCHQDQPANWDDLNRRYNEILAQANKGENLPMPDHVVAYKLLPEMMEFYHAWDQLIADRIHYEKKKDAGENFWDYQRIAA, via the exons ATGACAGAAATGGGAACGACCGAAGAAGACCACGTTGGCCTTGCACGAATTGATCCCGTAAACAATCCTGTTGATCTCTTTAGAGTGTGGCGCGACGAGGCGATAAAATTCCAAACTGGCTTGGTAAACGTCTGTTGTTTAGCGACTGCTTTTTTTCC AAGTTGCAAAATTAGCTCAAGGAATTTGATGCTAAGACAATTTGATGATGACGGTTTTGTCATCATGACAGATGCGCGCAGCCAAAAAGTCAAGGATTTG AATTCTAATTCGTATGCTGCTATGTGCTTTCTGTGGAATTATAAAAACGATAAACAGCAACATATTGCACGACAG GTGAGAATAGAGGGATCGATGAAAAAACTGGAAAGACCGGCTTGTCTACTTATGTACGAGAAAGAGCCGTTGTACTGCAAAATTCGGTCCCATCTATGCCACCAGGACCAGCCGGCTAACTGGGACGATTTGAATCGTCggtataatgaaatattagcACAGGCGAACAAGGGAGAGAACCTGCCGATGCCAGATCACGT CGTAGCTTATAAACTATTACCCGAAATGATGGAGTTTTATCACGCCTGGGATCAATTAATTGCCGATCGAATACATtacgagaagaagaaagacgCGGGAGAGAACTTTTGGGATTATCAAAGAATAGCGGCGTGA
- the LOC139108915 gene encoding pyridoxine/pyridoxamine 5'-phosphate oxidase isoform X2 → MTEMGTTEEDHVGLARIDPVNNPVDLFRVWRDEAIKFQTGLVNVCCLATAFFPCKISSRNLMLRQFDDDGFVIMTDARSQKVKDLNSNSYAAMCFLWNYKNDKQQHIARQVRIEGSMKKLERPACLLMYEKEPLYCKIRSHLCHQDQPANWDDLNRRYNEILAQANKGENLPMPDHVVAYKLLPEMMEFYHAWDQLIADRIHYEKKKDAGENFWDYQRIAA, encoded by the exons ATGACAGAAATGGGAACGACCGAAGAAGACCACGTTGGCCTTGCACGAATTGATCCCGTAAACAATCCTGTTGATCTCTTTAGAGTGTGGCGCGACGAGGCGATAAAATTCCAAACTGGCTTGGTAAACGTCTGTTGTTTAGCGACTGCTTTTTTTCC TTGCAAAATTAGCTCAAGGAATTTGATGCTAAGACAATTTGATGATGACGGTTTTGTCATCATGACAGATGCGCGCAGCCAAAAAGTCAAGGATTTG AATTCTAATTCGTATGCTGCTATGTGCTTTCTGTGGAATTATAAAAACGATAAACAGCAACATATTGCACGACAG GTGAGAATAGAGGGATCGATGAAAAAACTGGAAAGACCGGCTTGTCTACTTATGTACGAGAAAGAGCCGTTGTACTGCAAAATTCGGTCCCATCTATGCCACCAGGACCAGCCGGCTAACTGGGACGATTTGAATCGTCggtataatgaaatattagcACAGGCGAACAAGGGAGAGAACCTGCCGATGCCAGATCACGT CGTAGCTTATAAACTATTACCCGAAATGATGGAGTTTTATCACGCCTGGGATCAATTAATTGCCGATCGAATACATtacgagaagaagaaagacgCGGGAGAGAACTTTTGGGATTATCAAAGAATAGCGGCGTGA